One Peromyscus leucopus breed LL Stock chromosome 4, UCI_PerLeu_2.1, whole genome shotgun sequence genomic region harbors:
- the Madd gene encoding MAP kinase-activating death domain protein isoform X35: protein MVQKKFCPRLLDYLVIVGARHPSSDSVAQTPELLRRYPLEDHPEFPLPPDVVFFCQPEGCLSVRQRRMSLRDDTSFVFTLTDKDTGVTRYGICVNFYRSFQKRMPKEKVEGAAGPRGKEGTHVPCASEEVGTQSAESSSSTLQPPSADSTPDVNQSPRGKRRAKAGSRSRNSTLTSLCVLSHYPFFSTFRECLYTLKRLVDCCSERLLGKKLGIPRGVQRDTMWRIFTGSLLVEEKSSALLHDLREIEAWIYRLLRSPVPVSGQKRVDIEVLPQELQPALTFALPDPSRFTLVDFPLHLPLELLGVDACLQVLTCILLEHKVVLQSRDYNALSMSVMAFVAMIYPLEYMFPVIPLLPTCMASAEQLLLAPTPYIIGVPASFFLYKLDFKMPDDVWLVDLDSNRVIAPTNAEVLPVLPEPESLELKKHLKQALASMSLNTQPILNLEKFHEGQEIPLLLGRPSHDLQSTPSTEFNPLIYGNDVDSVDVATRVAMVRFFNSANVLQGFQMHTRTLRLFPRPVVAFQAGSFLASRPRQTPFAEKLARTQAVEYFGEWILNPSNYAFQRIHNNMFDPALIGDKPKWYAHQLQPIHYRVYDGNSQLAEALSAPPERDSDSDPTDDSGSDSMDYDDSSSSYSSLGDFVSEMMKCDINGDTPNVDPLTHAALGDASEVAIDELQPQKEGEEPGPDSESSQGKSPLHSSPSGAAHGAHSEHADSTGVEDKAAAAGGPGPLAPGPPGICKSAVDRRRTETGEGSVCPQASDNAHLEPQYGFPPEEDDDEQGESYTPRFSQHVSGSRAPKLLRPNSLKLASDSDAESDSRASSPTSTVSNNSTEGFGGIMSFASSLYRNHSTSFSLSNLTLPTKGAREKTTPFPSLKVFGLNTLMEIVTEAGPGSGEGNRRALVDQKSSVIKHSPTVKREPPSPQGRSSNSSENQQFLKEVVHSVLDGQGVGWLNMKKVRRLLESEQLRVFVLSKLNRAVQSEDDARQDVIQDVEISRKVYKGMLDLLKCTVLSLEQSYAHAGLGGMASIFGLLEIAQTHYYSKDPDKRKRSPTENVNTPVGKDPGLAGRGDPKAMAQLRVPQLGPRAPSATGKGPKELDTRSLKEENFVASVGPEVIKPAFDLGETEEKKSQISADSGVSLTSASQRTDQDSVIGVSPAVMIRSSSQDSEVSNSSGETLGADSDLSSTAGDGPGGEGSAHLTSSRATLSDSEIETNAATSTIFGKAHSLKPKEKLASSPIRSSEDVSQRVYLYEGLLGRDKGSMWDQLEDAAMETFSISKERSTLWDQMQFWEDAFLDAVMLEREGMGMDQGPQEMIDRYLSLGEHDRKRLEDDEDRLLATLLHNLISYMLLMKVNKNDIRKKVRRLMGKSHIGLVYSQQINEVLDQLTNLSGRDLSIRSSGSRHMKKQTFVVHAGTDTNGDIFFMEVCDDCVVLRSNIGTVYERWWYEKLINMTYCPKTKVLCLWRRNGSETQLNKFYTKKCRELYYCVKDSMERAAARQQSIKPGPELGGEFPVQDMKTGEGGLLQVTLEGINLKFMHNQFLKLKKW from the exons GCACCCAAGCAGTGATAGTGTGGCTCAGACTCCTGAACTGCTGCGGCGGTACCCACTAGAGGATCACCCCGAGTTTCCCCTGCCCCCAGATGTGGTGTTCTTCTGCCAGCCGGAGGGCTGTCTGAGTGTGCGGCAGCGACGCATGAGCCTTCGAGATGATACCTCTTTTGTCTTCACCCTCACCGACAAGGACACCGGCGTCACCCGCTACGGCATCTGTGTTAACTTCTACCGCTCCTTCCAAAAGCGGATGCCGAAGGAAAAGGTAGAAGGAGCAGCAGGACCCCGCGGGAAGGAAGGCACTCATGTGCCCTGTGCCTCAGAAGAGGTCGGCACCCAGAGCGCCGAGAGCAGCAGCTCCACCTtgcagcctccaagtgctgactCCACGCCCGACGTGAACCAGTCTCCTCGGGGCAAACGGCGTGCAAAAGCGGGCAGCCGCTCCCGCAACAGCACTCTGACGTCCCTGTGTGTGCTCAGCCACTATCCCTTCTTCTCTACCTTCAGAGAGTGTCTCTATACTCTGAAACGTCTGGTCGACTGCTGTAGTGAACGGCTGCTAGGCAAGAAACTGGGCATCCCGCGAGGCGTGCAGAG GGACACTATGTGGCGAATCTTTACTGGATCACTGCTAGTGGAGGAAAAGTCAAGTGCCCTTCTGCATGACCTTCGAGAGATTGAGGCCTGGATCTACCGCTTGCTGCGTTCCCCAGTTCCTGTCTCTGGGCAGAAACGAGTGGACATTGAGGTCTTACCACAGGAACTGCAGCCAGCGCTGACGTTCGCTCTGCCAGACCCCTCTCGATTCACCCTAGTAGATTTCCCACTTCACCTTCCCTTGGAACTTCTGGGTGTGGATGCTTGTCTTCAGGTGCTAACTTGCATCCTGTTGGAGCACAAG GTGGTGCTGCAGTCTCGAGACTACAACGCACTCTCCATGTCTGTGATGGCGTTTGTGGCAATGATCTATCCACTGGAGTACATGTTCCCTGTCATCCCTCTGCTCCCCACCTGCATGGCTTCAGCAGAGCAG ctgctcttggctccaacCCCATACATCATTGGAGTTCCTGCCAGCTTCTTCCTCTacaagctagacttcaaaatgcCTGATGATGTGTGGCTAGTAGATTTGGACAGCAATCGG GTGATTGCCCCTACCAACGCAGAAGTGCTACCTGTCCTGCCAGAACCGGAGTCCTTAGAGCTGAAGAAACACTTGAAGCAG GCTCTGGCCAGTATGAGTCTCAACACCCAGCCTATTCTCAATCTGGAGAAGTTCCATGAGGGCCAGGAGATCCCACTTCTCTTGGGAAGGCCTTCCCATGACCTCCAGTCCACACCTTCCACTGAATTCAATCCACTCATTTATGGCAATGACGTAGATTCAGTGGATGTTGCAACAAG GGTGGCCATGGTGCGTTTCTTCAACTCTGCTAACGTGCTGCAGGGCTTCCAGATGCACACACGTACCCTGCGACTCTTCCCCCGACCTGTGGTAGCTTTCCAAGCTGGCTCCTTTCTGGCCTCACGCCCCCGACAGACCCCCTTTGCTGAGAAACTGGCCAGGACTCAAGCTGTGGAGTACTTTGGAGAATGGATCCTGAACCCTTCTAACTACGCCTTCCAACGGATTCACAACA ATATGTTTGATCCAGCCCTTATTGGTGACAAGCCGAAGTGGTATGCTCACCAGCTGCAGCCCATCCACTATCGAGTCTATGACGGCAACTCTCAGCTGGCTGAGGCTCTGAGTGCGCCACCTGAGCGTGATTCTGATTCTGACCCCACTGATGACAG TGGCAGTGACAGTATGGACTACGATGACTCAAGCTCGTCTTACTCCTCCCTCGGGGACTTCGTCAGTGAAATGATGAAATGTGACATCAATGGTGACACTCCCA ATGTGGATCCTCTGACACACGCCGCCCTGGGAGATGCCAGTGAAGTGGCGATCGATGAGCTGCAGCcccagaaggagggagaggagcctGGCCCAGACAGTGAGAGCTCTCAGGGAAAGTCTCCGCTGCACTCCAGCCCCAGCGGGGCCGCCCACGGCGCCCACTCT GAACATGCTGATTCTACAGGGGTGGAGGataaggcagcagcagcaggcggcCCCGGGCCCCTCGCTCCTGGGCCTCCCGGCATTTGCAAATCTGCTGTGGACAGGAGACGGACGGAGACTGGAGAGGGGTCAGTGTGCCCGCAAGCCTCCGACAATGCACACTTGGAGCCCCAGTATGGCTTCCCTCCTGAGGAAGATGACGATGAGCAGGGAGAAAGCTACACGCCCCGATTCAGCCAGCATGTCAGTGGCAGTCG GGCGCCAAAGCTGCTGCGGCCCAACAGCCTGAAACTGGCAAGCGACTCGGACGCAGAGTCGGACTCTCGAGCCAGCTCCCCCACCTCCACTGTCTCTAACAACAGCACCGAGGGCTTCGGGGGCATCATGTCCTTTGCCA GCAGCCTGTATCGGAACCATAGTACAAGCTTCAGTCTTTCCAACCTCACACTGCCCACCAAAGGTGCCCGGGAGAAGACTACACCCTTCCCCAGCCTGAAAG TATTTGGGCTAAATACTCTAATGGAGATTGTTACTGAAGCCGGCCCTGGGAGTGGTGAAG GAAACAGGAGGGCCTTGGTGGACCAGAAGTCATCTGTCATTAAACACAGCCCAACCGTGAAAAGAGAACCTCCATCACCCCAGGGCCGGTCCAGCAATTCTAG CGAGAACCAGCAGTTCCTGAAGGAAGTGGTACACAGTGTGCTGGATGGCCAGGGCGTAGGCTGGCTCAATATGAAAAAGGTACGCCGGCTGCTGGAGAGTGAGCAGCTTCGAGTCTTTGTGCTGAGCAAGCTGAACCGTGCAGTGCAGTCAGAGGACGATGCCCGGCAGGATGTCATCCAGGATGTG GAGATCAGTCGGAAGGTGTACAAGGGAATGCTAGACCTCCTCAAGTGCACGGTCCTCAGTCTCGAGCAGTCCTATGCCCATGCAGGTCTGGGTGGCATGGCCAGCATCTTCGGGCTTCTGGAGATTGCTCAGACCCATTACTATAGCAAAG ACCCAGACAAACGGAAGAGAAGTCCAACAGAGAACGTAAATACCCCTGTTGGCAAGGATCCTGGTCTGGCTGGGCGGGGGGACCCCAAGGCTATGGCACAGCTAAGGGTCCCTCAGCTGGGTCCTCGGGCACCAAGTGCCACAGGAAAGGGCCCCAAAGAACTGGATACCAGAAGTTTAAAGGAAGAGAATTTTGTAGCGTCTGTTG GGCCGGAGGTGATCAAGCCTGCCTTTGACCTTGGTGAGACAGAGGAGAAAAAGTCCCAGATCAGCGCAGACAGTGGTGTGAGCCTGACATCTGCTTCCCAG AGGACCGATCAGGACTCTGTCATCGGTGTGAGTCCAGCTGTTATGATCCGAAGCTCAAGTCAGGATTCTGAA GTGAGTAACAGTTCCGGGGAGACCCTTGGAGCAGACAGCGACCTGAGCAGTACTGCAGGGGATGGGCCAGGAGGAGAAGGCAGCGCTCACTTGACCAGTTCCCGGGCCACTCTGTCGGATAGTGAGATTGAAACCAATGCTGCCACGAGTACCATCTTT GGTAAAGCCCATAGCTTGAAACCAAAGGAGAAGCTGGCTAGCAGTCCAATTCGTTCTTCTGAAGACGTAAGCCAGCGCGTCTATCTCTATGAGGGACTACTAG GAAGGGACAAAGGATCGATGTGGGACCAGTTAGAGGATGCTGCTATGGAGACCTTTTCTATAA GCAAAGAGCGTTCTACTTTATGGGACCAAATGCAGTTCTGGGAAGATGCATTCTTAGATGCTGTGATGTTGGAAAGAGAAGGGATGGGTATGGACCAGGGTCCTCAGGAAATGATCGACAG GTACCTGTCCCTAGGAGAACATGACCGGAAGCGCCTGGAGGATGATGAAGATCGTTTACTGGCCACACTTTTGCACAACCTCATATCCTATATGCTACTGATGAAG GTGAACAAGAATGACATCAGGAAGAAAGTGCGTCGTCTGATGGGAAAGTCCCACATTGGCCTTGTATACAGCCAACAAATCAATGAGGTGCTCGACCAGCTGACCAATCTG AGTGGACGTGATCTCTCCATCCGATCCAGTGGCAGCCGGCACATGAAGAAGCAGACGTTTGTTGTACATGCGGGGACAGACACAAATGGAGATATCTTTTTCATGGAA